One region of Etheostoma spectabile isolate EspeVRDwgs_2016 chromosome 21, UIUC_Espe_1.0, whole genome shotgun sequence genomic DNA includes:
- the LOC116671097 gene encoding kelch repeat and BTB domain-containing protein 13, which produces MEVPEGLGVNPDIRAENVTLDLEDREHQTGWVRVRVDESWFTVERALLVRYSNYFSALFHSGMTECHQDELYLKGGVHARGFLIALSVCRGKVPTISDPDELVEAVECAAFLQIACLVQHLCDIIDSDNCLLLYHAASIFGVHALFHNAALFLRDAFDDLKDAAESLIPEDLLQYSQSLSPASYIALGTHSPSMELLQDSFRVVCYLDEKEGDWKHLTNLPTLCSTSMAGVAVLDNRLYIVGGVYGYGKDTVDSSFCYNPESGVWTVLPGPQQLRYDFTLLGHEGQLYAIGGEFQKRQISTAESYNVEKGEWTFIQHAPRPVLSAACAVARRRMFVCFWKPPDTTDIYEYMQVKDEWKLATTMIKPQSYGHCMVSHRDNLYVMRNGPCDDFLRCLMDSYNITTGQWTAMPGHYINSKGALFSAMIRGDSVFTVKHMLTLEYTITGDGWKPRRQMKGFPKSGSLWTCLLRLPKTGPVLPQLDADGEEEKMSLPDTSEGFVEAVPEL; this is translated from the coding sequence ATGGAAGTGCCTGAAGGCCTGGGAGTCAACCCGGATATTCGTGCAGAGAATGTGACCCTCGATCTGGAGGACAGAGAGCACCAGACGGGCTGGGTGAGAGTGAGGGTGGATGAGAGTTGGTTCACTGTGGAGCGGGCCTTGCTCGTGAGATACAGCAACTACTTCTCTGCCCTCTTTCACTCTGGGATGACGGAATGTCACCAGGACGAGCTCTACCTGAAGGGAGGAGTGCATGCAAGGGGTTTCCTCATTGCCCTTAGTGTCTGCAGGGGAAAGGTCCCCACTATTAGTGACCCAGATGAGCTTGTAGAAGCTGTAGAGTGTGCTGCATTCCTGCAGATTGCATGTTTGGTGCAGCACCTTTGTGACATTATTGACTCAGACAATTGCCTCTTGCTTTACCATGCGGCATCCATCTTTGGGGTGCACGCACTCTTTCACAATGCTGCTCTTTTCCTTCGTGATgcttttgatgatttgaagGATGCAGCAGAAAGTTTGATCCCTGAAGACCTTCTTCAATATTCTCAATCATTGTCTCCTGCTTCTTATATTGCTTTAGGCACACACTCTCCTTCAATGGAACTGCTACAGGACTCCTTTAGGGTTGTTTGCTACCTTGATGAAAAAGAGGGAGATTGGAAGCATCTGACAAACCTCCCAACTCTCTGTAGCACCTCCATGGCTGGAGTGGCAGTGCTTGACAATCGATTGTACATTGTGGGGGGAGTTTACGGTTACGGTAAGGACACAGTGGACAGCAGCTTCTGCTACAACCCTGAGTCAGGGGTTTGGACTGTTCTTCCAGGTCCCCAGCAACTAAGATATGACTTCACCCTGCTGGGGCATGAGGGCCAACTCTATGCCATTGGGGGTGAATTCCAAAAACGGCAAATATCCACAGCAGAGAGTTATAATGTTGAGAAGGGGGAGTGGACATTTATACAGCATGCACCAAGACCTGTACTATCTGCAGCATGTGCTGTTGCAAGACGGCGGATGTTTGTTTGCTTCTGGAAACCACCAGACACCACAGACATATATGAATACATGCAAGTGAAAGATGAGTGGAAACTTGCAACCACCATGATCAAACCTCAAAGCTATGGGCACTGCATGGTATCTCACAGAGACAATTTATATGTGATGCGCAACGGGCCTTGTGACGACTTCCTGCGTTGTCTAATGGACAGCTACAACATCACAACAGGCCAGTGGACAGCCATGCCCGGACACTACATCAACAGCAAGGGGGCACTGTTCTCTGCAATGATCCGGGGGGACTCCGTGTTCACTGTGAAACACATGCTAACTCTTGAATACACCATCACTGGAGATGGGTGGAAGCCCCGCAGGCAGATGAAGGGGTTTCCAAAAAGTGGTTCACTGTGGACGTGTTTACTCAGGCTTCCCAAGACAGGACCCGTTTTACCACAGCTGGATGCAGATGGGGAGGAAGAAAAGATGTCTTTGCCAGACACATCTGAAGGATTTGTGGAAGCTGTACCGGAACTGTGA